The following coding sequences lie in one Amycolatopsis cihanbeyliensis genomic window:
- a CDS encoding response regulator transcription factor, which produces MIQVLLAEDQRVLRDALVSLLELEQDIEVIGATDCGGNVVPLTTTRRPDVVILDIGLPDISGLAVASELRRQCPDIRILLLTSLDKPGTVREALSAGVDGFLPKGVTSGELVTGIRQVHAGKRVVSPDLVSAALAIGENPLTPRERSILQLAAAGTPPPEIANQLFLAEGTVRNHITRVIGKLSARNATDAVRIADQLGWL; this is translated from the coding sequence ATGATCCAGGTACTGCTGGCCGAGGACCAGCGGGTCCTCCGTGACGCGCTGGTGTCGCTACTCGAACTGGAACAGGATATCGAGGTGATCGGTGCGACCGACTGCGGCGGGAACGTCGTCCCACTGACTACCACCAGGCGACCGGACGTGGTGATCCTCGACATCGGCCTGCCGGACATCAGCGGGCTCGCCGTGGCCAGCGAGCTACGACGCCAGTGTCCCGATATCCGGATCCTGCTGCTCACCTCGCTGGACAAACCCGGTACCGTGCGCGAAGCCCTGTCCGCGGGGGTGGACGGTTTCCTCCCCAAGGGAGTCACCAGTGGCGAACTGGTCACCGGGATCCGGCAGGTGCACGCCGGGAAACGTGTGGTGTCCCCGGACCTGGTCTCCGCCGCACTCGCTATCGGCGAGAATCCACTGACTCCCCGCGAACGCAGCATTCTCCAACTCGCCGCGGCGGGCACGCCACCGCCGGAAATCGCAAACCAACTGTTCCTCGCCGAGGGCACCGTGCGCAATCACATCACTCGGGTGATCGGCAAACTCTCCGCGCGCAATGCCACGGACGCGGTGCGCATCGCCGACCAGCTCGGCTGGCTCTGA
- the wecB gene encoding non-hydrolyzing UDP-N-acetylglucosamine 2-epimerase, protein MKKNILMVAGTRPEAVKLAPVTLAMAGHASMTPRIVASGQHPTMVGQALEPFDLHVDRQLCFARGAGGLASVTGGMLGALDAAISDFAPSAVVVQGDTATTLAGALAAFWRGIPVVHVEAGLRTGNLRAPFPEEANRVLVSRIASLHLAPTESAARALLDEAIPAERVVLTGNTVVDALHHIAAKELPIADPDLREGVRDARRLMLVTLHRRESWGDGIDRVLVAVRKIVTAHPELRVVLPAHPNPAVRAQVRSALRTTPRVTITDPLAYSDLVWVMRRCTLIVTDSGGIQEEAPSFAVPVLVTREATERREAIESGSAWLVGTDDVRIVETAEQLLANKVELAARNPYGAGDAGHRAVRAIERFLDLPAAGMAA, encoded by the coding sequence ATGAAGAAAAACATCCTGATGGTCGCCGGGACCAGGCCGGAGGCGGTCAAACTGGCGCCGGTCACGCTGGCCATGGCCGGGCACGCGTCGATGACCCCGCGGATCGTCGCCAGCGGGCAGCATCCGACCATGGTCGGGCAGGCACTGGAACCGTTCGACCTGCACGTCGACCGGCAACTGTGCTTCGCGCGTGGTGCGGGCGGGCTGGCTTCGGTCACCGGTGGCATGCTCGGCGCGCTCGATGCCGCGATCAGCGATTTCGCGCCGTCCGCGGTAGTCGTGCAGGGCGATACGGCGACCACCCTCGCCGGTGCCCTTGCGGCTTTCTGGCGGGGAATACCGGTCGTGCACGTCGAGGCCGGGCTCAGGACGGGAAATCTGCGGGCGCCTTTCCCGGAAGAGGCGAATCGGGTACTGGTTTCCAGGATCGCGTCGCTGCATCTGGCGCCGACCGAATCGGCCGCGCGTGCCCTGCTGGACGAGGCCATTCCCGCGGAACGGGTGGTACTGACCGGGAATACGGTCGTCGATGCCCTGCATCACATTGCCGCGAAGGAGCTACCGATAGCCGACCCGGATTTGCGCGAGGGCGTCCGGGATGCCAGGCGGTTGATGTTGGTAACCTTGCACCGGCGCGAATCGTGGGGCGATGGTATCGATCGGGTGCTCGTCGCCGTGCGGAAGATCGTCACCGCTCATCCCGAGCTACGGGTGGTGTTGCCCGCGCATCCCAATCCGGCGGTCCGAGCCCAGGTCCGATCCGCCCTGCGCACTACGCCCCGGGTCACGATCACCGATCCGCTGGCCTATTCCGACCTTGTCTGGGTGATGCGGCGCTGCACGCTCATCGTCACCGACTCGGGCGGTATCCAGGAGGAGGCACCGAGTTTCGCCGTTCCGGTGCTGGTGACCAGGGAAGCCACCGAACGCCGGGAAGCCATCGAGTCCGGCAGCGCGTGGCTGGTCGGGACCGATGACGTCCGGATCGTCGAGACGGCCGAACAGCTGCTGGCGAACAAGGTAGAGCTTGCCGCCCGGAATCCTTATGGCGCCGGTGATGCCGGGCATCGTGCCGTCCGCGCGATCGAAAGGTTCCTCGACCTGCCCGCGGCGGGAATGGCCGCGTAG
- a CDS encoding DUF4097 domain-containing protein: MEIESMPVKEQKRRGLKPFARAAVLTAMGAALVGGVASQGVAAAEGRPDNNSWTELDKRPGTPDRMHFKVNKKEGKVLPGERATVSVEWDLWNIWTTFQADKAGKGQLNAAQDLVKLFAWQTANITLNGETCADFGRGQQPATQKFERGKKEGGFNFEPVDVGGLVAQVRNLFADLASGVIGENVVSDFFNSNVRATCEFTVPENPGRMINVGGDVALNNLFGLLRSNQKGLAYLPVQLPKAPGKPTIAPAGNTVDLPEGGELTGKADPGTTVRFKVDGTAYPEPSVVADAQGTWKLRLPSDLKAGQTHLIQATSQKLEGGPAAASDPKIVNVKSGDDPAPHVKQPVITSPEGDTVKPGQELTVTGSDGSVVTPVDKDGKPVGPSVEVKDGQAKVTLNDDLPNGAKVRVEAKAKDGSGQPKFSDEKTVQAGVDKPVITSPAGDVRPGDELTVTGSDGSVVTAVDQDGKQIGGPVEIKDGKAKITLPNNLKDGSQVKVVAKPKEGSGDPVSSDPKTVRAEKPEFYQNVVPTAKPGENSYLDVNFEPKNGDVTSIAGKTVTLRAPEGFTFGNVSYVVVGHNGIGKGIGINNLVQRNDDGTLAVTLPPAEEMKATFGDDIKAFKLSITAIAKVDASATPGEKAVGEAKLDGFTPVPLKGTVVEK; encoded by the coding sequence GTGGAGATTGAATCCATGCCGGTAAAAGAGCAGAAACGCAGGGGGCTGAAGCCTTTTGCGCGCGCGGCGGTGTTAACCGCCATGGGTGCCGCGCTCGTAGGTGGAGTAGCCAGCCAAGGGGTGGCGGCCGCGGAAGGGCGTCCGGACAACAACAGTTGGACCGAACTGGACAAGCGGCCGGGCACGCCGGATCGGATGCATTTCAAGGTGAACAAGAAGGAGGGCAAGGTTCTACCCGGCGAGCGCGCTACGGTGTCGGTCGAGTGGGATCTGTGGAACATCTGGACCACGTTCCAGGCCGACAAGGCCGGCAAAGGGCAGCTCAATGCCGCGCAGGATCTGGTCAAGTTGTTCGCCTGGCAGACGGCGAACATCACCTTGAATGGTGAGACGTGTGCGGACTTCGGGCGCGGGCAGCAACCGGCGACGCAGAAGTTCGAGCGCGGTAAGAAGGAGGGCGGTTTCAACTTCGAGCCCGTCGACGTGGGTGGTCTGGTCGCTCAGGTGCGGAACCTGTTCGCCGATCTGGCTTCGGGGGTTATCGGTGAGAATGTCGTCTCGGACTTCTTCAATTCCAACGTCCGGGCGACGTGTGAGTTCACCGTTCCGGAGAATCCCGGTCGGATGATCAATGTGGGTGGCGACGTTGCCTTGAACAACCTCTTCGGTCTGCTGCGCTCCAACCAAAAGGGGTTGGCTTACCTTCCGGTCCAGTTGCCGAAGGCACCGGGTAAGCCGACCATCGCGCCTGCCGGGAACACCGTGGATCTCCCGGAGGGTGGTGAGCTGACCGGTAAGGCTGATCCTGGCACTACGGTGCGGTTCAAGGTGGACGGAACCGCGTATCCGGAACCCTCGGTCGTGGCCGATGCCCAGGGCACGTGGAAGCTGAGGCTGCCGTCCGATCTGAAGGCGGGCCAGACGCATCTAATCCAGGCGACGTCGCAGAAGCTCGAAGGGGGCCCGGCCGCGGCATCGGATCCAAAGATCGTCAACGTCAAGTCGGGTGACGATCCTGCCCCTCACGTGAAGCAGCCGGTGATCACCTCGCCGGAGGGCGACACGGTGAAACCGGGCCAGGAGCTGACGGTGACCGGTAGCGACGGTAGCGTGGTGACCCCGGTCGACAAGGACGGCAAGCCGGTTGGGCCGTCGGTGGAGGTCAAGGACGGCCAGGCCAAGGTCACGCTGAACGACGACCTGCCGAACGGTGCCAAGGTCAGGGTCGAGGCGAAGGCCAAGGACGGCTCTGGTCAGCCGAAATTCTCCGACGAGAAGACCGTACAGGCCGGTGTGGACAAGCCGGTGATCACCTCACCCGCTGGTGACGTGCGGCCGGGTGACGAACTGACGGTGACCGGTAGCGACGGCAGTGTGGTGACCGCGGTCGACCAGGACGGCAAGCAGATCGGTGGTCCGGTCGAGATCAAGGACGGCAAGGCGAAGATCACGCTGCCGAACAACCTGAAGGACGGTAGCCAGGTCAAGGTGGTCGCCAAGCCCAAGGAAGGCAGCGGTGACCCGGTGTCCTCCGATCCGAAGACGGTCCGCGCCGAGAAGCCGGAGTTCTACCAGAACGTCGTGCCCACCGCGAAGCCGGGCGAGAACAGCTACCTTGACGTCAACTTCGAGCCGAAGAACGGCGATGTCACCAGCATCGCGGGTAAGACGGTGACGCTGAGGGCACCGGAAGGGTTCACCTTCGGTAACGTGTCCTATGTGGTTGTCGGACACAACGGCATCGGGAAAGGTATCGGGATCAACAACCTGGTGCAGCGCAACGATGACGGCACGCTCGCGGTGACCCTGCCGCCTGCCGAGGAGATGAAGGCGACCTTCGGTGACGACATCAAGGCGTTCAAGCTCTCCATCACGGCTATCGCCAAGGTGGACGCCAGTGCGACACCGGGAGAGAAGGCTGTCGGAGAAGCCAAGCTCGATGGGTTCACTCCGGTGCCATTGAAGGGCACCGTGGTCGAGAAGTAG
- a CDS encoding esterase/lipase family protein — translation MARSIITGIRPKPAHLAAGALLASVLAVAGLITPAAAATAAAPSGQLSSKERPPEFTMPKPSMEGVNDWDCWPSRRHPRPVVLLHGFNGDPGNWSGPATALVRDGYCVFAPEYGKWFTTLRKVNGIAPIPHSAAEIDQFVGKVLTATGARQVDMAGHSEGATLAEYYVKNLARRGQVASATLFSPSTQGTTVSGLTNLLDATVVGRGVVNLALLALCPACGDALVGSRFISDLNEGGVTRPGVRYAVLSVKGDWVVTPPERAFINEPGVNNVWLTDLCPDAEAGHFDSHSNPVSVQVLLNQLDPAHAKPIDCTPQLTAHADAQQQTR, via the coding sequence GTGGCCCGTTCCATCATCACCGGCATCAGGCCGAAGCCCGCCCACCTCGCCGCCGGGGCCCTGCTCGCTTCGGTCCTGGCCGTAGCCGGGCTGATCACACCTGCCGCAGCAGCGACCGCGGCGGCCCCGTCCGGGCAGCTGAGCAGCAAGGAGCGGCCACCGGAGTTCACGATGCCGAAGCCCTCGATGGAGGGCGTCAACGACTGGGATTGCTGGCCCTCGCGCCGGCATCCTCGTCCGGTGGTCCTGCTGCACGGCTTCAACGGCGATCCCGGAAACTGGAGCGGCCCGGCAACCGCGCTGGTCCGGGACGGTTACTGCGTTTTCGCGCCGGAGTATGGGAAGTGGTTCACCACCCTGCGGAAAGTCAACGGGATCGCGCCGATCCCGCACTCCGCCGCGGAGATCGATCAGTTCGTCGGCAAAGTCCTCACGGCCACCGGCGCTCGTCAGGTCGACATGGCCGGACACTCCGAAGGGGCCACCTTGGCGGAGTATTACGTCAAGAACCTCGCGCGCCGGGGGCAGGTCGCGTCCGCGACACTGTTCTCCCCCAGCACGCAAGGGACGACCGTCTCCGGCCTCACGAACCTTCTGGATGCCACGGTCGTCGGGCGGGGCGTCGTCAACCTGGCACTCCTGGCGCTCTGCCCGGCATGCGGCGACGCCTTGGTCGGCTCCCGTTTCATCAGCGACCTCAATGAGGGCGGCGTGACCCGTCCCGGCGTCCGGTACGCCGTCTTGTCGGTCAAGGGCGACTGGGTGGTCACCCCACCCGAACGAGCCTTCATCAACGAACCTGGGGTCAACAACGTCTGGCTGACCGACCTCTGTCCCGACGCCGAAGCCGGCCACTTCGACTCACATTCCAACCCGGTGTCAGTCCAGGTCCTGCTCAACCAGTTGGATCCCGCGCACGCCAAGCCAATCGACTGCACGCCCCAGCTAACTGCCCACGCCGACGCGCAGCAGCAGACTCGATGA
- a CDS encoding class E sortase yields MGEICVTLGIVALLFVAYKTWGQLGELQDAQAELDHALEQQWTGLVAPDPTVDQPAAAPGTTAPRDRVATEGQPLVRLSIPRLGLRWVVTEGTTQQALRSGPGHYRGTQMPGEIGNFAVAGHRIPGVFWDLDELAAGDVIEVEGPRARYTYQVTGTRIVGPNASAELAPLPGQTGAQPTESRLVLTTCNPKWDNYQRLIVEAQLQSETPRG; encoded by the coding sequence GTGGGCGAGATCTGTGTGACGCTCGGCATCGTCGCGTTGCTCTTCGTCGCCTACAAGACCTGGGGCCAGCTAGGCGAGCTACAGGACGCCCAGGCCGAACTGGACCACGCACTGGAGCAGCAGTGGACTGGCCTGGTGGCACCCGACCCGACGGTGGACCAGCCTGCCGCTGCCCCGGGGACAACGGCGCCCCGAGATCGGGTGGCGACGGAGGGGCAACCGCTGGTCCGGCTTTCGATTCCCCGGCTCGGCCTGCGCTGGGTGGTGACCGAGGGCACGACCCAGCAGGCGCTACGATCCGGCCCCGGTCACTATCGGGGCACCCAAATGCCCGGCGAAATCGGGAACTTCGCGGTTGCCGGACATCGTATTCCCGGCGTGTTCTGGGACCTTGACGAACTCGCCGCGGGTGACGTGATCGAGGTGGAAGGTCCGCGGGCGCGTTACACCTATCAGGTCACGGGCACACGTATCGTCGGCCCGAACGCGTCGGCGGAACTCGCGCCGCTACCGGGGCAGACCGGTGCCCAGCCGACCGAGTCCCGCCTGGTCCTGACCACCTGTAACCCGAAGTGGGACAACTACCAGCGCCTGATCGTGGAGGCCCAGCTTCAGTCGGAAACCCCGAGGGGCTGA
- a CDS encoding serine hydrolase, translating to MSSAKSCSAPAANWQRATPTQAGMNPAKVAAAIEFAEDNHSDTVRIYRNGCLVGENSDTPEGTPHRAQSWSVAKSVTSLAFGRAWSSGLISPDDPVGAMFPEADIPHGTLTMRHLLTMTSGNSQRKARDFNPFMPDRVRDALTVTMIHQPGRWWNYWQSGPALVAEAVRRAAGEDFQSFVQRELFTPIGIEPGRWSWGRDWKGHTQGFFDLKMTADDYARLGELMRRGGVWNGTRLLSREYVENALRPVRPYPCYGYLIWRSATKSCNHEHMLGLPEDMFQYNGREGQLVTVFPSQGLVTVRTGHDGGEGWNLGAAERTFHDLVLGAIEDNPVATPHRPADPTITHQVYKPESIWHAPLQELRGAWRGMVQPKLAPAGPWRSRATLINSREVKAHGTAIMQLGVRVSCPPVITGHSPSCRGFARLDRTTTPKTYDLTAGESKVIWFQLDSRAASDLRREGVLHLTAHTRNPDGTRAGTTSTRVITVRPA from the coding sequence ATGTCGTCGGCGAAGAGTTGTTCCGCGCCGGCAGCGAACTGGCAGCGCGCCACACCCACGCAGGCGGGCATGAATCCCGCCAAGGTGGCCGCGGCGATCGAGTTCGCGGAGGACAATCACTCCGACACGGTGCGGATCTATCGAAACGGCTGCCTCGTCGGTGAGAACTCGGACACCCCGGAGGGAACGCCGCACCGAGCGCAGAGCTGGTCGGTCGCCAAGTCGGTCACCTCGCTGGCCTTCGGAAGGGCCTGGTCGTCCGGGCTGATCAGCCCGGACGACCCGGTCGGCGCCATGTTCCCGGAGGCGGACATCCCGCACGGAACGCTCACGATGCGTCACCTTCTCACAATGACCTCGGGCAACAGCCAACGGAAGGCGCGTGACTTCAACCCGTTCATGCCCGACCGGGTCCGCGACGCTCTGACCGTCACGATGATTCACCAGCCCGGTAGGTGGTGGAACTACTGGCAGAGCGGTCCCGCGCTGGTCGCCGAGGCGGTCAGGCGTGCGGCCGGCGAGGACTTCCAGTCATTCGTGCAGCGAGAACTGTTCACGCCGATCGGCATTGAGCCCGGGCGATGGTCGTGGGGCCGGGACTGGAAAGGCCACACCCAGGGATTCTTCGACCTGAAGATGACAGCCGACGACTACGCCCGGCTCGGCGAGCTCATGCGCCGGGGCGGCGTGTGGAACGGTACGCGGCTGCTTTCTCGCGAGTACGTCGAGAACGCCTTGCGACCGGTCCGGCCCTACCCGTGCTACGGCTATCTCATCTGGCGGTCGGCGACGAAGTCCTGCAACCACGAGCACATGCTCGGCCTGCCGGAAGACATGTTCCAGTACAACGGCCGGGAAGGTCAGCTCGTCACCGTCTTCCCGTCCCAGGGCCTGGTCACGGTGCGCACCGGCCACGACGGCGGCGAAGGCTGGAATCTCGGGGCGGCCGAGCGGACGTTCCACGACCTTGTACTCGGAGCGATCGAGGACAATCCGGTCGCCACACCACATCGTCCGGCCGATCCGACAATCACCCACCAGGTGTACAAGCCTGAGTCGATCTGGCACGCGCCCCTTCAGGAGCTCCGCGGAGCCTGGCGCGGCATGGTCCAACCCAAGCTTGCGCCCGCGGGACCGTGGCGCTCGCGCGCAACACTGATCAACTCCCGCGAGGTCAAGGCACACGGCACAGCGATCATGCAGCTGGGTGTCCGCGTCAGCTGTCCTCCCGTCATCACCGGGCACTCACCGTCATGCCGTGGCTTCGCCCGCCTCGACCGCACGACCACGCCGAAGACCTACGACCTCACCGCCGGTGAGAGCAAGGTGATCTGGTTCCAGCTCGATTCCCGCGCGGCGAGCGACCTGCGCCGCGAGGGCGTCCTGCACCTCACGGCGCACACACGCAACCCCGACGGAACCCGCGCGGGGACGACCTCCACCCGCGTGATCACCGTGCGTCCGGCATGA
- a CDS encoding alpha/beta hydrolase family protein yields the protein MIRNRPRRRTALIAVVVTVLLLGGATFGIGWYYSGEILSASAGGTVSYDDKVLESTAKTVTLAASDAATRPGEFTLLWEGGRHAEIGAVVKNAGGRAERTLLSGTPPPDGTDVAVANWAPANDPTTVGLDFEDVQVPTELGAAPAWYVPGRRDTWVIEVHGRNHTPGARAEGLRVMPVLHRLGLPILDITYRNDHNAPASPDGYSHLGESEWRDLEAAMKFATTKGARRFVLIGWSMGGMVVTQLLTNSRFADDVVAVVLDAPAIDMHAAVNLQATKRDIPTFLTPLADLFTDWRAGVDLGQMKALDHPPRVKPPTLLLHGDEDTTVPVQSSRALAAAADRLGWPIQYEEFPGTEHTGEWNADQDRYERLLTTFLTESLRE from the coding sequence ATGATCCGCAACCGCCCACGCCGGCGCACGGCCCTGATCGCGGTAGTGGTGACCGTCCTCCTTCTCGGCGGGGCGACCTTCGGGATCGGCTGGTACTACAGCGGCGAGATCCTGAGCGCTTCCGCCGGCGGCACGGTGTCGTACGACGACAAGGTGCTTGAGTCCACGGCGAAGACCGTCACCTTGGCGGCCTCCGACGCCGCCACCCGTCCTGGCGAGTTCACGCTGCTGTGGGAGGGCGGTCGCCACGCCGAGATCGGCGCGGTCGTCAAGAACGCCGGCGGCCGGGCGGAGCGGACCCTCCTGTCCGGCACCCCGCCACCGGACGGGACCGACGTGGCCGTGGCCAACTGGGCACCGGCGAACGATCCGACCACGGTCGGCCTAGACTTCGAGGACGTGCAGGTGCCGACCGAGCTCGGCGCCGCACCGGCCTGGTACGTCCCGGGCCGGCGCGACACCTGGGTCATCGAGGTACACGGCCGCAACCACACTCCGGGCGCCCGAGCCGAGGGGCTCCGGGTGATGCCGGTCCTGCACCGCCTCGGCCTGCCCATCCTGGACATCACCTACCGTAACGACCACAACGCGCCGGCATCGCCTGACGGGTACAGCCACCTCGGCGAATCCGAGTGGCGCGACCTCGAGGCGGCCATGAAGTTTGCCACGACCAAGGGAGCGCGGCGGTTCGTCCTGATCGGCTGGTCCATGGGAGGGATGGTGGTCACACAGCTGCTCACAAACTCAAGGTTCGCCGACGACGTGGTTGCCGTGGTGCTGGACGCGCCCGCCATCGACATGCACGCCGCGGTGAACCTGCAGGCCACGAAGCGTGACATCCCGACATTTCTCACCCCACTCGCGGATCTCTTCACCGACTGGCGCGCGGGGGTCGACCTCGGGCAGATGAAAGCGCTCGACCACCCACCACGGGTCAAACCACCGACCCTGCTCCTCCACGGTGACGAAGACACCACGGTGCCTGTCCAAAGCTCCCGCGCTCTCGCGGCCGCGGCGGACCGTCTCGGATGGCCCATCCAATACGAGGAGTTCCCGGGCACCGAACACACCGGCGAGTGGAATGCCGACCAGGATCGTTACGAACGCCTGCTCACGACCTTCTTGACCGAGTCTCTGCGGGAGTAA
- a CDS encoding PucR family transcriptional regulator, with protein MSQTVDAWVRATTDLILDRVDELGARLTESIRTELPVYQTVPADELQRSVTGQVALALAGVRDGETPGPAQLAAAEEWGRRAGEQGVAVSALMQAYEKSFAEVWQAFAEQAGTRPEAARALVELAPVIWSWVHQFGRAAAEGHQVAVTSRLIDDARARQQFIQLVTSAPGSADCAKLGGELGFGTDGPFRALAFTAADSGRELNRLHLRLQHLAGPCIAAPHETHIVVLSQRAEPDEIATLVRPMADGQVLGLGRRRSGLAGARISIGDAELALPLAGRLGHDIDFGEHWLLAILYTQLEHLDELDTGVRAATDHPHLADTVRAFADTGLSAAAAARAQHLHANSVAYRLQRWQDLTGWSVHTFDGLTRSVVAIRLAGVITR; from the coding sequence ATGAGCCAAACCGTCGATGCCTGGGTCCGCGCGACCACCGACCTCATCCTGGACCGCGTCGACGAGCTCGGCGCGCGACTCACCGAGTCCATTCGTACCGAGCTGCCCGTGTACCAGACGGTGCCAGCCGACGAGCTGCAGAGGTCCGTGACAGGGCAGGTCGCGCTGGCGCTCGCCGGTGTGCGAGACGGTGAGACACCCGGTCCGGCCCAACTCGCCGCGGCCGAGGAATGGGGCCGCCGCGCCGGCGAGCAGGGAGTCGCTGTCTCAGCGCTCATGCAGGCCTACGAGAAGTCCTTCGCCGAGGTCTGGCAGGCCTTTGCCGAGCAGGCGGGAACCAGGCCCGAAGCCGCCCGGGCGCTGGTCGAGCTCGCCCCGGTCATCTGGAGCTGGGTCCACCAGTTCGGCCGGGCCGCGGCCGAAGGGCACCAGGTCGCCGTGACCAGCAGGCTGATCGACGACGCGCGCGCCCGCCAGCAATTCATCCAGCTGGTCACCTCGGCACCCGGCAGCGCGGACTGCGCGAAACTCGGCGGCGAGCTGGGATTCGGCACCGACGGCCCGTTCCGTGCACTGGCGTTCACCGCCGCGGACAGCGGGCGTGAGCTCAACCGCCTGCACCTGCGCCTGCAGCACCTGGCCGGACCGTGTATCGCCGCCCCGCACGAGACCCACATCGTCGTCCTGAGCCAGCGGGCCGAGCCGGACGAGATCGCCACGCTGGTGCGACCGATGGCCGACGGCCAGGTCCTCGGGCTCGGCAGGCGCCGCAGCGGACTTGCCGGTGCCCGGATCTCCATCGGCGACGCCGAGCTGGCATTGCCGCTGGCCGGACGGCTGGGCCACGACATCGACTTCGGCGAGCATTGGCTGTTGGCCATCCTGTACACCCAGCTCGAGCACCTCGACGAGCTCGACACCGGTGTCCGGGCGGCCACCGACCATCCCCACCTCGCCGACACCGTGCGCGCCTTCGCCGACACGGGCCTGTCCGCCGCGGCGGCCGCCCGCGCCCAGCACCTACACGCCAACAGCGTCGCCTACCGCCTCCAGCGGTGGCAGGACCTCACCGGATGGTCGGTCCACACCTTCGACGGCCTCACCCGCTCCGTCGTCGCCATCCGTCTCGCCGGCGTGATTACCAGGTGA
- a CDS encoding sensor histidine kinase: protein MKWHQKFREATVGQIKVIWSAGRTAKLAALGLVSVACMISGVTLFSTVQNYHGTGEALLSELCLVPLTFVLLLGLAYRIRAATPSSMIALVVAQLALLVATRLALRLEGTPIELTFCWLMLIIIPGVLAWWVYGGLCLAYFAYVYYVQRALHGMEPPPDILQKLVESLPFIAQYFAVGLAIRSMVNMAMLSLALLRARAEITRLGVARERSRMSQQLHDRLGHSMVAIMLRSELAERLSGVDDAKARTEMRAVNDTARETLDDVRRIAHGGLNTSFDRELYGATELLEASGIHCLLHIAGEPDGRTAEVLGWVLREATTNVLKHSTATECVITLSEADKAYALTMANDGVAQHGQERIGSVPRCITGRVEEAGGSVTVGRSRGKFTLRVEMPARPVRPSGIANDLRAARHEENA, encoded by the coding sequence ATGAAATGGCACCAGAAGTTCCGGGAGGCGACGGTGGGCCAGATAAAGGTAATCTGGTCTGCTGGCAGAACAGCAAAACTCGCCGCGCTTGGCCTTGTGTCGGTCGCATGCATGATATCGGGCGTGACCCTTTTCTCGACGGTACAAAATTATCACGGCACAGGAGAAGCATTACTTTCAGAACTCTGCCTGGTGCCTCTGACCTTTGTCCTATTACTAGGGCTGGCTTACCGGATCCGGGCAGCAACCCCCAGTTCGATGATCGCGCTCGTAGTTGCGCAGCTAGCACTGCTGGTTGCTACCCGTCTGGCACTGCGACTGGAAGGCACGCCCATCGAGTTAACGTTCTGTTGGCTGATGCTCATCATTATCCCAGGAGTGCTGGCATGGTGGGTCTACGGTGGCCTTTGCCTGGCATATTTTGCTTACGTTTACTATGTTCAGAGGGCACTACATGGAATGGAACCCCCTCCGGATATCCTGCAAAAGCTAGTGGAAAGCTTGCCCTTCATCGCACAGTACTTTGCCGTTGGCTTGGCGATTCGATCTATGGTCAACATGGCGATGCTCTCCTTGGCGCTGCTGCGTGCACGCGCAGAGATCACCCGATTGGGTGTAGCTCGAGAGCGTTCCAGGATGTCCCAACAGCTCCATGACCGGCTCGGTCATAGCATGGTCGCCATCATGTTGCGCAGCGAGCTGGCCGAACGGTTGTCCGGAGTGGACGACGCCAAGGCCCGGACCGAGATGCGGGCGGTCAACGACACCGCCAGGGAAACCCTCGACGACGTCCGGCGGATCGCGCACGGCGGGCTGAACACCAGCTTCGACCGCGAACTCTACGGCGCCACCGAACTCCTCGAAGCGTCCGGGATCCATTGCCTGCTGCACATCGCGGGTGAGCCCGATGGCCGCACCGCGGAGGTACTGGGCTGGGTGCTCCGGGAGGCCACCACCAACGTGCTGAAACACAGCACGGCCACCGAATGCGTCATCACGCTGAGCGAAGCCGACAAGGCGTACGCCCTCACCATGGCGAACGACGGCGTGGCACAGCACGGCCAGGAGCGGATCGGCTCCGTGCCACGCTGCATCACCGGTCGAGTCGAGGAAGCCGGTGGCTCGGTGACGGTCGGCCGGTCACGGGGAAAGTTCACGCTACGGGTCGAGATGCCAGCCCGGCCGGTGCGGCCGAGCGGTATCGCCAACGACCTCCGGGCAGCCCGACATGAGGAGAACGCGTGA